The genome window AACATTTATGACAATAACGTAAATCATTCCATTTACCTTTGCATATCATTATTTATTATAATTGAATTATTTACAATTAAGAAGATTTGTACATATAAGTTTTGAAAGTTAAATAAATGATGCTTTATTCTTGTGACCCGGTAGGAAATGGTTTTGTGCCTTTCCTTTTCCCCCAAACGCAGGTGCGGATGGTACAGGGGTGGGGAtggtggcgggggggggggggggaggcgcCCTCAGAATGCCCAGCGCTGTAGCGCATttctgtaaaatacatgtatgtagaacaTGAGTTTCATTGCCCATCATCTAATTACATGTGTATGGCGGATATGagaagaaaaaattgtttttagcGATCTACGACGCTATATATACGCAATCAAATTCAGTCCTAATCACAACCCAGCGTCTAGCAGCCTGATTTCAATAGACGCACCACTGGATCGATCGGCCCTTGAGCGACCTGCCGGGTATTCGTCATTTTTCCGACAGATGTCCATGATGGCGTCGCGGGTGTCCCTGTGGAGAGCCGGCAAGGCCAGATAAGTCAGCGGGCCGCGGAGAAATGGCGACAACTCGCTAAACTCCTTGGCCATCAAGTCTTCAATAACTCGCACCCTGCAGCTAGAGAGATCACAAAATTTTAATATTTGCACGGGGAGGTATGTTAGCACGTGGACTATAACTAAAACTGATGTGAGTTTGATTAGGTCCATATCTCCCTCCTTTCGCGGATTGTTCCGTATCAGGCTAAGAATCATTGTGAAAAGGATACCAGTTAATAGGACAGGTAATGCTAAAAGTACAACGAAGTCCGTCAAGACTAATACATGAGCGTACGTTGAGAATTGCTCCGAAAGTCCGCATAGCCAGACGGTTGTGTTGTCCGCGGAGTCGAAATGTTCAACTGGAATGTAAACCACTAGGGCCCAGATACTGTAAGCTAGAGAGAAAAACCAAACAAAACTTAAAGAAAACACGCATATCCCTTGTTTGAAGGAGTTACGGACTTGATACCCGACGACGTAAAATGTGTCAAGGACTAAAAGGAATGTGCTATAGATCCCCGCGGTTGACAACGTGCTCGAAATGTATCTGTAGAATTTGCACAAGTATGGGTTCCGGAATCTTCCATCCGTGACAAGAGACAAGTGAAGAGGTATTAATAAAGCCCCCGTCAAGAGGTCGCTCATGAGGAGAGATATCACTAGAACCGTGTACGAAGACCGGAGCCTAGACGAGAAACGCGCAATGACGCAGAAGAGACTCCCTCCGCCCGCAATGGACAGAAATATCAGTATCACGTCCACGATCACGAAGGCTCTCACAAAGGGATCCATTATGCGCTTGTACTCCAGCACGCCTGGATCCCTTGATATTGTTTCTTTGGTGTTGTTCAGCGCTCCGTCCAAAATGATGTTGTTGAGAGTTAAGAATCTCATCACCGACTGTATAACCAGTCAAGACAAGTAAATGAATACttttttatgaagaaaatgGATTTGGTCGTCAGAATCTATCTGCGCCAAGATGGCGCAGTGTTCAACCTATCAgttaattcaattttgatataCACATACGTTACACTTACGCACGTGTGGTCTTATCCTTGGTAAACGACAAAAACGATGTTTGATTAcctttgtttttatttcttccACCGAATTTTGTTCCAGCAAATCTTTTACCTCAACCAACCGTTTCATCAGTGTGTTCTTCCTCAATCCGAGTAGCAGGCAACCGATGCAATCACGAATGTACCCAGAAATGCCGTATCCACTGTGATGACGATGTAGGCCTAATCCAAGTTTGTCGTGTTCACGTACCTTGTTGACACAGTCTAAACGTTGTTACACTGGCATCAATAGAGTGTGTTCAGTCTAAAGTATTCTATATCCACACCCATTTATCTTACGATTTAACATAGCGGCATCATCCAAGCTAATCCAAACATGAGCTAGAATCTCCTAAAAACCATTCACTGTCCGTAAGCATTCAAACACACATTCGTTCACAGCAAAATGTTCTCACCTTGTAgagattatgatgatgatttcgTTTATGCCTTCGTCAATAATCCAACGTGCATGTATGATGTAAAAATACTTCCAATATTGACGACAAAGTCACGACTCTTCCACTAGTCATGCACTCCTGTAATGACAAAACCGATACGGTATGTGATATTATGTGTGCGAAAGAAATTTTTCTGCGGTTATTCCAGTTATTTTTATTGACTAACGTCAAAAAGATGATCAGCGCCAGTCGTTTCCGATAGATTCCGTACTTCCCCGGAAACTGCCTTAAAATCAATACTCCCTGGATGGATACAGTAATTGGTAGACTGCCCAGTGGCCGATAGAAGCTTGATCAGCAGTCGCCCTTGCGTGATTTGGCCTTGCCTTGTTTGCCAGTGGGCAATTATGGGAGTAACACAGACTTACTGTATCGAGAATCGGTGTTCGCGTAAAATATCGGTTACTCGTTACCCTTACGAAACCTGGTGATGTGCGTGACTGGTCCAATGTTATCAGTGGTGTGAAGCTGATGGTGCGAACTCGTTTTTAGCCAGAATAATTAGACGTAGACTTCTTTGGTGTCCGTGTTAATCGTGTTGTTGTTCATCAACGCATATTCACAAACCTGTGAAGGTCAACTTTCTTGATCAAGACAGCTAGTCATTACCGACGTCACGATGGTCAGTCTTCCGAGTGTCAATACCTTGCAAAGCATCAATGTTTCTCACTGTAAACCACTGTCCCTGAACATCGGTGTTCGCAATCAGTGTTCGCAAAGAACTAGACGCTGGTTAATGAGTTAAAAGGTGTCTTAATTGATAAGATAGTATCAAAAGTATCACCCAGGGCGGCGTCAAATGTCAGTGTCAAATAACCATATTCCACGAATCGTTTTGACTGTGAGGTCAGCGAGCAAGAGGTATGGTAAGTGACGACGTTTGAATCTAATACTTTCGCCTTTAAAATCCCCGACTTGTGACTAAGCTACACTCAGAACTGCGCAGTCGACACTCCTTCGCCAGCAGCTGAAAGAACATCTGCGCTCTACAGATACCTGAGCATCTCAATCGGCTGCCCTGCTGGCGATCTGCTGGCGATCTCTTGACGACCCTGTCACAGCTGCCGGTCGGCGACCTCAACTTGCGGTTGATCGAGAAGTATTCACCTGCAACGATAAATGATTACAAGATGCTTAGAAAAAGCCGCAAAACTAGTCGAAGGCACTATGAATCATCATTTTTCCTGTCAGATCAGAATGGAAAAATCCCTGGAGAACCGATTCCGTCCACCTGAACCTGTATAACACCCGCCATTCCGTCGCCCTTGGGATAAAGTACATCGTTACTATTCGGTCACCAAATTATGTCATGACCGTGACTACAGTGCTTGCGTTTATAATTCAGAGCACAAACTGTTGTCACATAACCGGGATAAAAGCGAGCTAATAATCTTCTATCAGACTGTTTACAAGCAGAAGCAATCTGAAGAGAATGATAAACATGAAGAAAGTGTTCCTGTCCAAGATGGTTGTTTAGCATCACGTTACAACTAATGGCACATATTGAGGTTTCACGTTCGCCCATCACCTGACTGATATTTGGACAGACTTGAGGTGCAGTGGTCAGGGGCCTTGCTAACAGTCTCCGGGGCCTTGCCAATAGACTGTTAGCAAGCCCCATGATTGACTTAATTCGCTGACACAGGAGTTTTGGCAGAGGCCCGGACAAAAAATCCCACCTTTCTGCGGGTCACACACAGAAATCGCACAGTTCTTCTCAGTGTCGACGAGCGCTATACAGGGATTCGTTGGTTAAGCATAAAATGTAGAAATccactttacttcaaaaattcCGTACATTTTGTAATTCTTAATTAAACGGATAAATCAAGCAAGTCTGATGATAATCTATCACATTATAGTAATTAGGATTTCCAAGGCGGCAACATGCTGCAATTATCTGTTTCGGGACAATGATTTATTTCGAACTAACAagacttttttcatttttaagaCCAATGGCATAATAATTGTGCACTCCATGGCAAGGACCATAAATTGTCTCTTTGCGTACACTGTACATTATCATATAATTTCACACGCTGTCGGATAAATACTGACAATACTGGTCATGAACCGATTCATTTTgattaaaaacaaaacaaaaacagccAGTGAAGACAAGCGCGGACAGTCGCGTTCTTGGAAAGTAATTTAATTCTAAAACCAGAGATAACAAAGAGAGGGCTTACTTTGATTGTACCAGACAGCTGGTGAAGCAAATGGAACACATAGCGCCGTGatgttaaaaaacatgcacGCGTCATTACTGTTGCAGGCCTGCCCAATTTAAAAGCAACTGAACGCCACGTAGAAAATCCATTGGGAATTATCACCAGTTGGCTTTTGGGGCGTAGTATTAGAATAATACCGGCTTctgacttctgacacaattctagtCAAGGTAATTGCAGACCAAAAATTAAGAGATTTAGATGGAAATTCGATGCGTCCATACCACTTCTACCCAATCTTATCGGCAAAGCGCACCACAGAACGAAAAAAACGTATACAGCAATGCAATCTCAACCACATCTTATTGCGAAGCGATGTAAATGTACAAGGCTACGTCCCTCCAAAAGAGATTCCATAAAAGCGACCCCGGGAAAGTGACAATGACATCTATCCCCGGAAATTTGTTGTGTTGTGCTATCCGCCTCAAAGGTGACAGGTGCTTTGTGGTTGGTCTGATAAAAAGGGACGCCCTCGATTAGTGATGACAAGGGAGAATAGAAGTGCTCGGAACCATCCTTGGCAAAGACTCGCGGATGATTGTGCCAGTGTGCGTTTTTCCTCAAGATAAGCTGGTAATGGCCATAGTCCGTTGAAATATTTCGTTGGTAACGTACTTTTTGATCGAGCAAACGTATGCAGTATATCAAAGGTTATATATGGAGAGCTAAAATCTCAGAAAGACGTAAATTTAGCCAAACTGTTTCACCAGCTGTGGTCGTCTGGGGAAAAAACCTTGGTGGCGTCCTCTCTGGAAATGGCCACACTAAAAGCATTGCCTCCGCCACAGCAGATAACCAAGGGCCAATTTATATCTCTGTAGAGCTAGAGTAATGTCCGCGTTAATTTAACGACATTGGCGCCTTTCGGAAACTGACGAAAgtctttttcttattttttacgACCAAGGGAAGTGAATACTCTTGTAGTGGCAGGATTACAATCTTTGTTTTTCGTATTGCTCTCGTCGCTATTTTTCCGATTCTGCATCGAATAATATCTCAACTCAGGTTTCAAACATTTCCAACTTACAACAAAATTCCTGTCAAAAGTTGCTGACTTGCACATCGTttgcgtacatgtatgtacagggtGTCAATTAACTGTCTGTTAATGGAACCAGATCTGATTCTGAAATATGCCTGCAGCTGTAAAAATCATATTACGGGCGCGTATAACGTATAACTGAACATTTTTTCTAAAAAATAAGCCGCAATTCTCAATCGGCCGCAGGGAAGATATGGCACCCCAACTCGATACATTGGATGCTTCGTCGACAGCAGTTCGAACATTGCCCTGGGTGGACCCGGAGGAGTATGCCCTTAACCTGGTGTTCTTGATTACCACGCGGTACTCATGGATCGTCATCATAGCAGTCGGACTCTTCGGGAACGTGATGTCCATCATCATAACACTTCAGAAAGATAACAGGAAGATATCTACTTGTAACTACATGACTGCTCTTGCCATGGCGGATACGGTTGTACTCCATATTGAGATCGCTTGGGGGTCGTATTTTCACGTCTGGGATACAGACCCACCGACTGAGTTTGAGCTGCAGTGAGTATTGTTGTTGTCTTGTTATTATACCAGTCAGGGCAAAAATCCCCGAACGGTGCGTGGTCGCCAACACGAGTTAGATCTCCCTTTACACCTATACCAATTCGACTATCGCCAAACCGTGCCAGAGTAATTTCTAAAAAAGATGTTTGCGCAATAAAGTGCACATCTTCGCATTTCCTCGTTGATTCCCAAATACATGAAGCACTGTCAACTTGTGTAAAACCAGGTGACATAAGATTCACCAAAAATCACATGAGATTCATCAAATCTTATTTCAGATTGTTGTGGTATCTGGCGTACGCTTTCGCAGTTATGTCCGGATTCTTCCTCGCCGAGATGACCATTGATCGACTGATTGTCGTCAGATTCCCGCTGGCCGCACCCAGACTCTGCACAACACGCCGCGCCTGCATTTCGATAGCCATAACGTTCGTTTTGATTAGTGGTCTTAGTTCGTACATCATGTTCAAGTTTAAGTATTTCTATAATGAGGAAACAGGTAGGAATTATTGAATCAGCACCATCAGTAACTCCGCAAACACCTAATTTTTTACTTTGTTTCGTGTTAGGTCGGTTGACACCATATGCATGGGGAAATACTGGCGGGTGCTCAGGTCGACCCACCTCCCCAAAGTGCGTTTCATGACGCAGCAAACGTGTCGTTGCACGGCAAAGTGCCGCTGTTGACTTATTCCAGCATGGATCGCATGTCAAAATCTCAGGCATCAACGGATTCGCAAGAGTCAATGTAtttttgaatgtatttttcattcTAGGGACGGGCGTTCTCCGCATGAGTGACAAAAACCAAGATTTAGTCGTCCTCGGAAACTCCACGCAAATGGCCATTGGCACCATCCTCCCCTTCGTCATCATTGTGTTCTGCAACCTGTGGATCTTCAAAGTGTTGCGCAATGCCTCCAAGATCAGTAGACAGATGGGCGTAAGCAAGGAGGGACAGATATCGCGAGAGAAGGAGACAGCTCATTTAAATAAAATGCTAATCCTCGTCAGTATTGCTTACGTCATTACGTCCATCCCATTCAGGGCTTATGAAATTGCCATGGGGATACAAGTGGTGAAAGATTCCTATGAACGAAACGAAGCTTACTGGGGTCTCCGAATCCAATGTGTTCACTTCATTTTTGCGAATATTTGGTATATGAATTTCGGTATCAATTTTTACCTTTACTGTATAGGGGGCGGTAAGAAGTACAGGGATGACGTCAGACAAAGATTGGGACGTTTATTCTTTTGTTGCAGAAAAGACGAGAAGTAATTAATGTATGACGATCATGAAAACGAAGAGGTTTCAAAATTTACTTCCTAATGGAGCGAAAAGTTTGTGGACGGTTGCTATACTTGTACCGGTATATTGCACAGGTAATTGGCAACGTCTAAACACTATTCATTCATTCCCAACCCATTGTGatttatttgaagaaataaaaataCGTGCAGGCGATTTTTTCCCATGCCCCCATTCGGCACATTCGGAGATACTCGTTAGTATCCGTGAGATATCATCGGTCGTGACGTTTATGTTGTAGTGTGAATGGAATTGCAATGGCCCCTGTTACGCTTGATACGCCATCTGCTATGTTTTTTTGTCCGAGGCAACCACATCAGAAGAGAGGCATCTAGCACTTTTAATCATGATGCTATTTTTCATTTCCGATTGGTGGTAATGGCGTCACATGCGATAATTCGGTCCTGCGAATCGTCACCAGCGATACCATAACTTC of Lineus longissimus chromosome 9, tnLinLong1.2, whole genome shotgun sequence contains these proteins:
- the LOC135493712 gene encoding cysteinyl leukotriene receptor 1-like, with the protein product MAPQLDTLDASSTAVRTLPWVDPEEYALNLVFLITTRYSWIVIIAVGLFGNVMSIIITLQKDNRKISTCNYMTALAMADTVVLHIEIAWGSYFHVWDTDPPTEFELQLLWYLAYAFAVMSGFFLAEMTIDRLIVVRFPLAAPRLCTTRRACISIAITFVLISGLSSYIMFKFKYFYNEETGTGVLRMSDKNQDLVVLGNSTQMAIGTILPFVIIVFCNLWIFKVLRNASKISRQMGVSKEGQISREKETAHLNKMLILVSIAYVITSIPFRAYEIAMGIQVVKDSYERNEAYWGLRIQCVHFIFANIWYMNFGINFYLYCIGGGKKYRDDVRQRLGRLFFCCRKDEK